A region of Salinibacter sp. 10B DNA encodes the following proteins:
- a CDS encoding ABC transporter permease has translation MLDSLLSPFRALGQYAILMGRAFASIDEFRMYWKNLFIQMVRIGIDSIPIVALAAAFSGAVLTVQTAYQLETPFIPKTIIGSIVAPSIMLELGVVVAGFILAGRVGARIAAELGTMRVSEQIDALEVMGLNSVGFLILPRVLAGVVMFPVLYVVSCIVGIGTGIFTGHVGGFLSASEFLAGARQFFSLLDPFIGFVKSLAFGFIVTSVACYKGYYTGGGAVGVGDSTTQAAVLSCVFILVADLLVAMLLL, from the coding sequence TTGCTCGATTCTCTGCTCTCTCCGTTCCGTGCCCTCGGCCAGTACGCAATCCTCATGGGCCGAGCCTTTGCATCGATCGACGAGTTTCGCATGTACTGGAAGAATCTCTTCATCCAGATGGTGCGCATTGGGATCGACTCGATTCCAATTGTTGCCCTCGCGGCGGCCTTTTCCGGGGCCGTCCTCACGGTGCAAACGGCCTACCAGTTGGAAACACCCTTTATCCCGAAAACAATCATCGGATCCATCGTGGCTCCGTCCATCATGCTGGAGCTGGGCGTGGTCGTGGCCGGGTTTATTCTGGCCGGACGAGTCGGCGCCCGCATTGCGGCCGAGCTCGGGACCATGCGAGTGTCGGAGCAGATCGATGCACTGGAGGTGATGGGGCTAAACTCCGTCGGGTTCCTCATTCTCCCGCGCGTGTTGGCAGGCGTCGTGATGTTTCCAGTCCTGTACGTCGTCTCCTGCATCGTGGGCATCGGCACGGGCATCTTTACCGGCCACGTTGGGGGCTTCCTTAGTGCAAGCGAGTTTCTGGCAGGGGCCCGCCAGTTCTTCAGTCTCCTTGACCCCTTCATCGGGTTCGTCAAATCACTTGCATTCGGCTTCATTGTTACTTCGGTCGCCTGCTACAAAGGCTACTATACCGGCGGGGGGGCTGTGGGCGTGGGCGATAGCACTACGCAGGCGGCCGTACTGAGCTGCGTGTTCATTCTCGTGGCGGACCTCCTCGTCGCCATGCTGCTTTTGTAA
- the radA gene encoding DNA repair protein RadA has product MAKSNPRYVCQECGHEAYKWMGKCAGCGAWNTLVREEEPDEVEAQVPDLTSNAQSSNGTSTHGAPERLTEVEMEGDARLATGIEELDRVMGGGIMQGSFSLIAGDPGIGKSTLMTELAGYLPDRDILYVTGEESKRQVKLRAQRLEVDSDNLYLLAETNVQQIADAVEEVAPDLLVVDSIQTIYRPDLSSAPGSVSQVRESTASLLKLTKEREFSTFLVGHVTKKGTIAGPRVLEHMVDTVLYFEGDQHHAYRILRSVKNRFGAANEIGVFEMRETGLHEVPNPSELFLSERGYGVSGSTVVCSLEGTRPLLVEIQALVTPTSYNTPQRTVTGFASQRLQMILAVLEKRSGLAFSDHDVFVNVAGGVTLDEPAVDLGVAIAAASSFRDIPADTGSVLIGEVGLGGEIRTVSQIEPRLKEAAKLGFERAVVPENNLDRIAGAYDLDVTGAEQLKGVVDLVL; this is encoded by the coding sequence ATGGCGAAGTCGAACCCCCGGTACGTTTGTCAGGAGTGCGGACACGAGGCCTATAAATGGATGGGCAAGTGTGCAGGCTGCGGTGCCTGGAATACGCTTGTTCGCGAAGAAGAGCCCGATGAGGTGGAGGCACAGGTGCCCGACCTCACCTCTAACGCGCAGAGCAGCAACGGAACGTCGACACATGGAGCGCCGGAACGCCTCACGGAGGTGGAGATGGAGGGCGACGCTCGCCTCGCCACCGGCATTGAAGAGCTCGACCGCGTGATGGGCGGGGGCATCATGCAGGGCTCGTTCAGCCTCATCGCGGGCGATCCGGGCATCGGCAAGAGCACGCTCATGACCGAGCTGGCCGGCTACCTGCCTGATCGCGACATCTTGTACGTGACGGGGGAGGAGTCGAAGCGACAGGTGAAGCTTCGCGCTCAGCGCCTGGAGGTGGACTCCGATAACCTGTATCTCCTGGCCGAAACGAACGTGCAGCAGATCGCCGACGCGGTGGAGGAGGTGGCCCCGGACCTCCTGGTCGTCGATTCGATCCAGACCATCTACCGGCCCGATCTGTCGAGTGCGCCTGGATCGGTAAGCCAGGTGCGCGAAAGCACCGCCTCGCTGCTGAAGCTTACGAAGGAGCGGGAGTTTTCGACGTTTCTGGTGGGGCACGTCACGAAGAAGGGGACCATTGCCGGGCCGCGCGTGCTGGAGCACATGGTGGACACGGTCCTCTACTTTGAGGGTGATCAGCACCACGCCTATAGAATCCTGCGGAGCGTAAAAAACCGGTTCGGCGCCGCCAACGAGATAGGCGTCTTCGAGATGCGAGAGACGGGATTGCACGAGGTGCCCAACCCGAGCGAGCTCTTTCTCTCGGAGCGCGGGTACGGCGTAAGCGGATCCACGGTCGTCTGCTCACTGGAGGGCACGCGGCCGCTGTTGGTGGAGATCCAGGCCCTCGTAACGCCCACCTCCTACAACACACCGCAGCGCACGGTGACCGGCTTTGCGTCGCAGCGCCTGCAGATGATTCTGGCGGTACTGGAGAAGCGCTCCGGCCTCGCCTTCAGCGACCACGATGTGTTTGTAAATGTGGCCGGCGGTGTCACGCTCGACGAGCCCGCTGTGGACCTCGGGGTGGCCATTGCCGCGGCCTCGTCGTTCCGCGACATTCCGGCGGATACCGGCTCGGTGCTCATCGGCGAGGTAGGATTGGGCGGCGAGATTCGCACCGTCAGCCAGATCGAGCCGCGCCTGAAGGAGGCCGCCAAGCTTGGTTTTGAGCGCGCCGTGGTCCCCGAGAACAATCTCGACCGCATTGCCGGAGCGTACGACCTGGACGTGACTGGGGCCGAGCAACTGAAGGGCGTGGTGGATTTGGTGCTGTAA
- a CDS encoding M23 family metallopeptidase, with translation MWSFLTDLFRRPGSTHTVVVMDGEEVGRTRRYEVQPKRLFITWSVSLLVTILLGASLVAFTPLRTYIPGYGTEELRRNARLNAIRVAALQDSVAVQRHYIKRLQQLLTGQVDSVARTASANVQAQPTREPQTTDRAVPDPDQDNPNTQAHEQPAISATSFSVTARSQKGGAGRYIMPSLSLPVESPVETGFPTRNFDASDAHFGIDLAVSEGSLVRAVGEGYVVLSDWTQEGGYTVAVQHSDGYLSVYKHNKRLLKQTGDRVEAREALAVSGNSGEVTTGPHLHFELWRNGLAQDPRPYVTGW, from the coding sequence ATGTGGTCGTTCCTGACCGATTTGTTTCGCCGGCCCGGCTCGACCCACACCGTCGTAGTGATGGACGGGGAGGAGGTTGGGCGCACCCGTCGCTACGAGGTGCAGCCGAAGCGACTTTTCATTACATGGAGCGTCAGTTTGCTGGTCACCATCCTTCTTGGGGCAAGCCTCGTTGCGTTTACGCCCCTTCGCACCTACATCCCGGGCTATGGGACGGAAGAGTTGCGGCGGAATGCACGCCTGAATGCCATTCGCGTAGCGGCCCTCCAAGACTCCGTTGCCGTGCAGCGTCACTACATCAAGCGTCTGCAACAGTTGCTAACCGGTCAGGTCGACTCCGTCGCGCGAACGGCCTCGGCGAACGTTCAAGCCCAACCGACCCGCGAACCGCAGACCACTGATCGCGCCGTGCCGGATCCCGACCAGGACAATCCCAACACGCAAGCACACGAGCAGCCCGCCATTTCGGCGACGAGCTTTTCGGTGACGGCCCGTTCCCAGAAGGGGGGCGCCGGCCGGTATATAATGCCGAGCCTCTCGCTGCCAGTGGAGTCGCCGGTGGAAACCGGATTCCCAACCCGAAACTTCGATGCGAGCGACGCTCATTTTGGGATTGACCTTGCCGTGTCGGAGGGCTCGCTCGTGCGGGCGGTGGGGGAAGGATACGTCGTACTGTCCGATTGGACGCAGGAGGGCGGCTATACGGTTGCAGTGCAGCACTCCGATGGATATCTTTCCGTCTATAAGCATAACAAACGGTTACTCAAGCAGACCGGGGACCGCGTCGAAGCCCGAGAGGCCCTGGCCGTCAGCGGGAACTCGGGAGAAGTGACGACCGGGCCGCACCTGCACTTTGAATTGTGGAGGAATGGCCTCGCGCAGGATCCGCGCCCCTACGTTACCGGTTGGTAG
- a CDS encoding polymer-forming cytoskeletal protein, producing MPDQQNPAQDQINLVGKGTVFEGTVRAENDVRASGQIVGTLRVEGKAMISESGSVDGEIIATNADIAGRVQGEIEIEERLVLKSTAQVDGNIKTDRLVVEEGAQFTGECEMGTPISVNGEPEEEAPTDEGPGVSPEEGEEPAEASSA from the coding sequence ATGCCTGATCAACAGAATCCCGCCCAGGACCAGATTAATCTCGTCGGTAAAGGGACGGTCTTCGAAGGGACGGTCCGTGCTGAAAATGATGTTCGGGCCAGCGGTCAGATCGTCGGTACCCTTCGGGTTGAAGGGAAGGCCATGATATCCGAGAGTGGCTCCGTAGATGGGGAGATTATTGCCACAAATGCTGATATTGCCGGTCGCGTACAGGGCGAGATTGAAATTGAAGAGCGCCTCGTGCTGAAGAGTACGGCTCAGGTCGACGGCAACATTAAGACCGATCGACTCGTCGTGGAAGAAGGCGCACAGTTTACGGGCGAATGCGAAATGGGCACCCCGATTTCCGTCAATGGGGAGCCAGAAGAAGAGGCCCCCACGGATGAGGGACCGGGCGTTTCGCCTGAGGAGGGAGAAGAGCCCGCCGAGGCGTCGTCTGCCTAA
- a CDS encoding AtpZ/AtpI family protein — protein sequence MSASDDHRADSGRRDASAAADRGDRSTNKDSPPPSGSGGLEDWVTALREMAPYLDLGWRLAGAAAGPPLLGYFLVDLWFGTLPWGVLTGCVLGLAAAGLQLKKLQDEFGRSE from the coding sequence ATGTCCGCTTCGGACGATCATAGAGCAGACAGCGGCCGCCGAGATGCCTCTGCGGCTGCTGATCGAGGGGACCGGTCAACGAACAAAGACTCTCCTCCGCCCTCCGGATCCGGAGGGCTGGAAGACTGGGTGACGGCCCTACGAGAGATGGCCCCCTATCTAGATCTTGGATGGCGGCTGGCTGGGGCAGCGGCGGGGCCCCCTTTGCTCGGGTATTTTCTCGTAGATCTTTGGTTTGGGACCTTGCCCTGGGGCGTCCTGACGGGGTGTGTGCTCGGCCTAGCGGCCGCCGGGCTCCAGCTCAAAAAGTTGCAGGATGAGTTTGGACGGTCGGAATAA
- the atpB gene encoding F0F1 ATP synthase subunit A: MVTRIRSFAVVALLLLGMGVAVTPSATHAAEGEGELTLEGIVNNTIIGHATDGNYLNLKPFGSPELPRIMLARTAGGNLTIDAYGSTKSLLKNGPYGLRHHGDGADGGHADVITDPAQIEEAIASKEHLHSSVARTSGHVVADFSITRHFVLSFLAFLIVTAVFVTLAQRYKEGIGRTTAPQGTLQNMMEVMVVFIRDEIAKPNIQGEKWRTFLPYLLTSFFFILVANILGLVPFAGAPTSNIAITGVMAFMTFIIGLLYGSKDHYLELLTGPPDAPAFVRVILVPIEIIGLVMRHLALAIRLFANMLGGSLIIFSLLGLIFIMNVVFGQAAAWGTTVISIGFTVFILLVKLLVAFIQAYVFTTLSALFIGMSVEEHHHDGHESDSSTGQGDFESRLDAVEDAVEPTAA; this comes from the coding sequence ATGGTCACACGCATCCGCTCGTTTGCAGTGGTCGCGCTTCTCCTGCTTGGGATGGGCGTGGCCGTGACGCCTTCCGCTACTCATGCGGCTGAGGGAGAGGGCGAATTGACCCTCGAAGGCATCGTCAACAACACGATCATTGGGCACGCCACCGATGGGAATTACCTCAACCTGAAGCCCTTTGGCAGCCCCGAGCTTCCGCGCATCATGTTGGCCCGCACAGCGGGAGGGAATTTGACAATTGATGCGTACGGAAGTACGAAGAGCCTGCTGAAGAATGGGCCCTACGGCCTGAGGCACCACGGTGACGGGGCGGACGGCGGACACGCAGACGTCATTACGGATCCGGCTCAGATTGAAGAGGCGATCGCGTCTAAAGAGCACCTCCATAGCTCTGTGGCGCGCACGAGCGGGCACGTTGTCGCCGACTTTTCGATTACGCGCCACTTCGTGCTTTCCTTTCTCGCGTTCCTCATCGTGACGGCCGTCTTCGTGACGTTGGCGCAGCGATACAAGGAGGGCATTGGGCGGACGACAGCGCCCCAGGGAACCTTGCAGAATATGATGGAGGTGATGGTGGTCTTTATCCGCGACGAAATCGCAAAGCCCAACATTCAGGGCGAGAAGTGGCGGACCTTCCTTCCGTACCTCCTTACGTCCTTTTTCTTCATTCTGGTGGCCAACATTCTCGGCCTCGTCCCCTTTGCGGGGGCTCCGACCTCCAACATTGCCATCACGGGCGTGATGGCCTTTATGACATTCATTATCGGCCTACTGTACGGGTCGAAGGATCACTACCTCGAACTGCTCACCGGTCCGCCCGACGCTCCGGCCTTCGTGCGCGTCATCCTCGTGCCCATTGAGATCATCGGTCTCGTGATGCGGCACCTGGCGCTGGCCATTCGTCTGTTCGCGAATATGCTCGGGGGCTCGCTGATCATCTTCAGTCTCCTTGGGCTGATCTTCATCATGAATGTGGTCTTTGGCCAGGCGGCGGCCTGGGGGACCACCGTCATTAGCATAGGATTCACGGTCTTCATCTTGTTGGTGAAGCTGCTCGTTGCCTTCATTCAGGCGTACGTCTTCACCACCCTGTCGGCGCTCTTCATCGGAATGTCCGTTGAGGAGCATCATCACGACGGTCACGAATCGGATTCCTCCACGGGTCAGGGCGACTTTGAAAGTCGGCTCGATGCGGTGGAGGATGCTGTGGAGCCGACAGCCGCGTAA
- the atpE gene encoding ATP synthase F0 subunit C, whose translation MDPAALAYLAAGLGAGIAAIGAGIGIGWLASSSMDGAARQPEAAGDIRGLMIVSAALIEGVALFALIICLLLVVLV comes from the coding sequence ATGGATCCCGCTGCTCTCGCTTATCTCGCTGCAGGTCTCGGTGCCGGAATTGCGGCCATTGGGGCTGGTATTGGAATTGGCTGGCTCGCTAGCTCGTCGATGGACGGGGCGGCCCGACAGCCCGAAGCCGCTGGTGACATCCGCGGCCTTATGATTGTTTCCGCTGCTCTGATTGAGGGTGTTGCCCTCTTTGCGCTCATTATCTGCCTGCTCCTCGTGGTGTTGGTCTAA
- the atpF gene encoding F0F1 ATP synthase subunit B, which yields MDLIAPEPGLIFWKSVAFLIFLYVLYRFGWGPITQSLEEREEEIESSIRRAEDALAEAKEIQAENKKARREAEQKAQKILREARESAEELREEEEAKTRKRIQQMQEQAQAEIEREKQAALEELRDEVADLAIEAAQKIIEEDLDADQHRKLVQDALDDFPTN from the coding sequence ATGGATCTGATTGCCCCTGAGCCCGGCCTCATCTTCTGGAAGTCTGTTGCGTTCCTGATCTTCCTGTATGTGCTTTATCGGTTCGGATGGGGGCCGATTACCCAGTCGCTCGAAGAGCGTGAGGAAGAGATTGAAAGCTCGATCCGACGGGCCGAAGACGCTCTTGCTGAGGCCAAGGAAATTCAGGCCGAAAACAAGAAGGCCCGACGCGAGGCCGAGCAAAAGGCACAGAAGATCCTGCGCGAGGCGCGCGAGTCTGCCGAAGAGTTGCGGGAGGAAGAAGAGGCCAAGACGCGCAAACGCATTCAGCAAATGCAGGAGCAGGCTCAGGCCGAAATCGAGCGCGAAAAGCAGGCCGCCCTTGAGGAACTGCGCGATGAGGTGGCCGACCTGGCCATTGAGGCCGCCCAGAAAATCATCGAGGAGGACCTGGATGCGGATCAGCACCGCAAGCTCGTGCAGGATGCGCTCGACGACTTCCCGACAAATTAG
- a CDS encoding F0F1 ATP synthase subunit delta: MSQSTVARRYATALYEEAEETGALEKVDEDVLMLRESLESNDELARFFESPVIPQEKKDSILQTLLGDRVDQLVVRFLRLLVQKDRETMTKAILDAYQSLRDEQQGIVDAHVTTAHPLSDEVQETVVDTLEEQTGKTVRLHTTEDPDVIGGLIIRIGDHVFDGSVRNKLSNLHDRLRESSLALDVNGQAA, from the coding sequence ATGAGTCAAAGCACAGTTGCCCGGCGCTACGCCACCGCGCTTTACGAAGAGGCCGAAGAGACCGGGGCCCTAGAGAAGGTCGACGAGGACGTTCTCATGCTCCGCGAGAGCCTGGAGTCCAACGACGAGTTGGCTCGTTTCTTCGAAAGTCCGGTTATTCCCCAAGAGAAAAAGGATTCGATTCTCCAGACTCTTCTGGGCGACCGGGTCGACCAGCTCGTTGTGCGGTTTCTGCGCCTGCTGGTGCAGAAGGACCGGGAGACGATGACGAAGGCAATCCTGGATGCGTACCAGTCGCTCCGCGACGAACAGCAAGGCATCGTGGATGCGCACGTGACGACGGCGCACCCGCTTTCCGATGAGGTTCAAGAGACTGTGGTCGACACGCTGGAAGAGCAAACCGGAAAGACCGTTCGTCTGCATACGACGGAAGATCCGGATGTTATCGGCGGCCTCATTATCCGAATTGGCGATCACGTGTTCGACGGAAGCGTCCGCAACAAGCTTTCCAACCTGCACGACCGGCTGCGCGAGTCCTCACTTGCCCTCGACGTGAACGGGCAGGCTGCGTAG
- the atpA gene encoding F0F1 ATP synthase subunit alpha produces the protein MSNGSIRPDEVTDVLRRELGGFETEAEEYEAGTVLQAGDGIATLYGLSNVQAGELVEFPEQDVDGMVLNLEEDNVGVILFGDVDAVSEGDEARRTGEIASVGVNENMLGRVIDPLGRPLDGQGPIEGEKMTLPLERKAPGVIYREPVEEPLQTGIKAIDSMIPIGRGQRELIVGDRQTGKTALQIDTIINQKSTHDPETDSEPVYCVYVAVGQKDSTVAQVKRDLERNGAMEYTVIINASASMPTPLQYIAPFAGACIGEYFRDTGRHSLVCYDDLSKQAVAYRELSLLLRRPPGREAYPGDVFYLHSRLLERAAKIIDNDEVAGQMNNLPEPLQDEVEGGGSLTALPIIETQAGDVSAYIPTNVISITDGQIYLETDLFNSGIRPAIDVGASVSRVGGSAQVSAMKDVAGTLRIDLSQYRELEAFAKFGSDLDPSTQRQLNRGERLVEILNQDQFAPVPVEEQIAIIYAAINGHLDSVPVEDIEEFEDEYIERLQLRHEDVLTEIRETEEMSEAAEEAFEEVAADLAEVYAEEEEEEQEDVLA, from the coding sequence ATGTCTAACGGCTCCATTCGACCCGACGAAGTCACCGATGTCCTCCGCCGCGAGCTCGGCGGCTTCGAGACCGAAGCGGAGGAGTACGAAGCTGGTACCGTCCTCCAGGCCGGCGACGGCATTGCCACGCTTTATGGCCTCAGCAACGTGCAGGCCGGCGAGCTCGTGGAGTTTCCGGAGCAGGACGTGGACGGTATGGTCCTGAACCTGGAGGAGGACAATGTCGGGGTCATTCTCTTCGGCGACGTTGACGCCGTAAGCGAGGGTGACGAGGCCCGGCGTACGGGCGAAATTGCCTCCGTGGGCGTCAATGAAAATATGCTGGGTCGCGTCATCGACCCGCTTGGGCGTCCGCTCGACGGGCAGGGACCGATTGAAGGGGAGAAAATGACGCTCCCCCTGGAGCGGAAGGCGCCGGGCGTAATTTATCGCGAGCCGGTGGAGGAGCCGTTGCAGACCGGCATTAAGGCCATCGACTCCATGATTCCGATTGGCCGAGGGCAGCGTGAGCTCATCGTCGGCGACCGGCAGACCGGGAAGACGGCGCTACAGATTGATACGATCATCAATCAGAAGAGCACGCACGACCCGGAGACCGACAGCGAGCCGGTGTACTGCGTGTACGTGGCGGTCGGGCAGAAGGACTCGACGGTGGCGCAGGTCAAGCGCGACTTGGAGCGCAACGGGGCAATGGAGTACACGGTCATTATTAACGCCTCGGCCTCCATGCCGACGCCCCTGCAGTACATTGCGCCGTTTGCGGGCGCCTGCATTGGCGAGTACTTCCGCGACACGGGGCGTCACTCGCTCGTCTGCTACGACGACCTCTCGAAGCAGGCCGTGGCGTACCGCGAGCTTTCGCTCCTGCTGCGTCGTCCGCCCGGACGAGAGGCATACCCGGGCGATGTCTTTTATCTCCACAGCCGCCTGCTGGAACGGGCCGCCAAGATCATCGACAACGATGAGGTGGCCGGCCAGATGAACAACCTTCCGGAGCCGCTGCAGGACGAGGTGGAAGGGGGCGGGTCCCTCACGGCCCTTCCCATTATCGAGACACAGGCGGGAGACGTATCGGCTTACATCCCGACGAACGTGATCTCGATTACGGACGGTCAGATTTATCTGGAGACCGACCTCTTCAACTCCGGCATCCGTCCGGCCATTGACGTGGGCGCGTCGGTCTCGCGTGTTGGAGGCTCAGCGCAGGTGAGCGCCATGAAGGACGTGGCCGGCACGCTGCGCATTGACCTCTCGCAGTACCGCGAGCTGGAGGCATTTGCAAAGTTTGGTTCTGACCTCGATCCCTCGACCCAGCGGCAGCTGAACCGGGGCGAGCGCCTGGTCGAAATCCTCAACCAGGACCAGTTTGCGCCGGTCCCGGTCGAGGAGCAGATTGCCATCATCTACGCCGCCATTAACGGGCACCTCGACTCGGTGCCGGTTGAGGACATCGAAGAGTTTGAGGATGAGTACATCGAGCGACTTCAGCTCCGGCACGAGGACGTGCTCACTGAGATTCGGGAGACGGAAGAGATGTCCGAGGCTGCGGAAGAGGCGTTTGAGGAGGTCGCCGCCGACCTCGCCGAGGTCTATGCCGAGGAGGAAGAAGAGGAGCAGGAGGACGTGCTTGCGTAG
- the atpG gene encoding ATP synthase F1 subunit gamma, which translates to MANLREIRNRIESVENTKQVTRAMKMVAAAKLRRAQDRIFQTRPYAYKVGELISHLKRELDPTVHPFFTAPEESEGVLVIVVTADRGLCGGFNSSIINKAEALIEREYAEEKQNDDLFLLCVGEEGHRHFKKRDYRLVGDYQGIFDGLNFNIAKQIVQDAVEGFERSIWGDVKLVYNEFKNTIVQNQIVEPLLPIPEERFETPVMQEEADLFDLPDNGQAVDYIFEPNARGLLDELVPRFLYYQMWRALLESNAAEQGARMVAMDNATENAKELIDDLTLEFNRARQSAITMEILDITTGAEALEDSE; encoded by the coding sequence ATGGCGAACCTTCGCGAAATCCGAAACCGGATCGAGTCCGTCGAAAATACGAAGCAGGTGACCCGTGCCATGAAGATGGTGGCGGCGGCGAAGCTGCGGCGGGCGCAGGATCGGATCTTTCAAACCCGTCCGTATGCGTACAAGGTAGGCGAGCTCATCAGTCACCTGAAGCGCGAGCTTGACCCTACAGTGCACCCGTTCTTTACGGCGCCGGAGGAAAGCGAAGGGGTGCTGGTCATTGTCGTGACCGCCGATCGGGGGCTGTGCGGTGGGTTCAACAGTAGCATCATCAACAAGGCCGAAGCTCTGATTGAACGGGAGTATGCGGAGGAGAAACAGAACGACGATCTGTTCCTTCTTTGCGTGGGCGAGGAGGGGCATCGGCACTTCAAGAAACGAGACTACCGGCTTGTAGGGGACTACCAGGGGATCTTTGATGGTCTCAACTTCAACATTGCCAAGCAGATCGTGCAGGATGCTGTGGAAGGGTTCGAGCGCAGCATCTGGGGAGACGTGAAGCTCGTCTACAACGAGTTCAAAAACACAATCGTCCAGAATCAGATTGTGGAGCCCCTGCTTCCCATTCCCGAGGAGCGGTTCGAAACTCCGGTCATGCAGGAAGAGGCAGACCTTTTCGACCTTCCTGACAATGGACAGGCCGTGGATTACATCTTTGAGCCCAATGCTCGTGGCCTGCTCGACGAACTCGTGCCTCGCTTCCTCTACTATCAGATGTGGCGGGCACTTTTGGAATCCAATGCTGCCGAGCAGGGGGCCCGCATGGTGGCGATGGACAACGCGACCGAAAATGCTAAGGAGCTGATCGACGACCTCACACTCGAATTCAACCGGGCCCGCCAGAGTGCCATTACGATGGAGATCCTGGATATTACCACTGGGGCCGAAGCGCTTGAGGATTCTGAATAG